Proteins encoded together in one Oceanobacillus iheyensis HTE831 window:
- a CDS encoding alpha/beta-type small acid-soluble spore protein, whose product MANNSSNQLVVPGVQQALDQMKYEIAQEFGVSLGADTTSRANGSVGGEITKRLVQTAQQQLHG is encoded by the coding sequence ATGGCTAACAACAGTTCAAATCAATTAGTAGTTCCAGGAGTACAACAAGCTCTAGATCAAATGAAATATGAGATCGCTCAAGAATTTGGTGTGTCTTTAGGTGCTGATACAACTTCTCGTGCAAACGGTTCTGTAGGTGGAGAGATTACTAAACGTCTTGTTCAAACTGCTCAACAACAATTGCATGGCTAA
- a CDS encoding ABC transporter ATP-binding protein has translation MAELRLEHIQKKYDKEVLAVNDFNLHIQDKEFIVFVGPSGCGKSTTLRMIAGLEEITDGEFYIDEKKMNDVAPKDRDIAMVFQNYALYPHMNVFDNMAFGLKLRKFKKEEIKERVDNAAKILGLEAYLDRKPKALSGGQRQRVALGRAIVRDAKVFLMDEPLSNLDAKLRVQMRAEIQKLHQRLQTTTIYVTHDQTEAMTMATRLVVMKDGVIQQVGAPKEVYDYPENIFVGGFIGSPSMNFFTGKLDGGNFIIGESKFTVPEGKLKVLREQGYEGKELVLGVRPEDIHDELIFIESSPGTKVTANIEVAELMGAESILYSSVDGQEFVARVDSRTDVKGGESIDLGFDLNKAHFFDKDSEQRIK, from the coding sequence ATGGCTGAATTACGCTTAGAACATATTCAAAAGAAATATGATAAGGAAGTACTTGCAGTAAATGATTTTAACCTACATATTCAAGATAAGGAGTTTATCGTCTTTGTAGGTCCTTCTGGTTGTGGTAAATCAACTACTTTAAGAATGATTGCTGGACTAGAAGAAATTACCGATGGAGAATTTTACATCGATGAGAAAAAAATGAACGATGTTGCTCCAAAAGACCGTGATATTGCCATGGTATTCCAAAACTATGCCCTCTACCCACATATGAACGTATTCGATAACATGGCATTCGGATTGAAGCTTCGTAAATTTAAAAAAGAAGAAATTAAGGAACGTGTGGATAATGCAGCTAAAATTCTTGGTTTAGAAGCATACCTTGACCGTAAACCAAAAGCACTTTCTGGTGGTCAGCGTCAACGTGTTGCATTAGGACGTGCAATTGTCCGTGATGCAAAGGTATTCCTAATGGATGAACCATTATCTAACTTAGATGCTAAGCTTCGTGTGCAAATGCGAGCAGAAATTCAAAAACTACACCAACGCTTACAAACAACTACGATTTATGTAACACATGATCAAACAGAAGCAATGACGATGGCTACTCGCTTAGTTGTTATGAAAGATGGAGTTATTCAGCAAGTGGGTGCTCCAAAAGAAGTGTACGATTATCCTGAAAACATTTTTGTTGGCGGATTTATTGGTTCACCATCTATGAACTTCTTCACCGGGAAATTAGATGGAGGAAACTTTATTATTGGTGAATCTAAATTCACTGTACCTGAAGGTAAACTGAAAGTACTTCGTGAACAAGGGTACGAAGGAAAAGAATTGGTACTAGGTGTACGTCCAGAAGATATTCATGATGAATTAATATTTATCGAGTCTTCTCCAGGTACTAAAGTAACTGCTAATATTGAAGTTGCAGAATTAATGGGTGCAGAATCTATTCTTTATTCTAGTGTTGATGGGCAAGAATTTGTAGCTCGTGTTGATTCACGTACAGATGTTAAAGGCGGAGAAAGTATTGATCTCGGATTTGATTTAAACAAAGCACATTTCTTTGATAAAGATAGTGAACAACGCATTAAATAA
- a CDS encoding PucR family transcriptional regulator, giving the protein MIEMLQKYFPSICTLPTNTSRLPDNYNWFQTKEGEVIGIHKDEITEKDNAILSSFLTKYLINIPIKTEHEKLWKNRIHADKNEVENVEGNFRFVYFQIHQGHIEPTIFKTTIQEFFTGSVSILWHNEYAGFLIEEQASKLEETLSYYQIADTLMSELYIKTAFYIGPYLCNLNTISEYVELLATQAFSSLQHHDSPVVYFIEDYPFQLIKQLEVQDKKQLSNWILKEFTEDEDALETIQTFIECNLNLSETSKKLYMHRNSIQYRLDKFHESTGIDVKQFDQAITVYLAIIANMHKTD; this is encoded by the coding sequence ATGATTGAAATGTTACAGAAATACTTTCCTAGTATTTGTACTTTACCGACGAATACTTCTCGTCTTCCTGATAACTACAATTGGTTTCAAACCAAAGAAGGAGAAGTTATTGGCATACACAAAGATGAAATAACTGAAAAAGATAATGCCATACTTTCCTCGTTTTTAACTAAATATCTTATAAATATCCCAATCAAAACGGAGCATGAAAAATTATGGAAAAATAGGATTCATGCAGATAAAAATGAAGTAGAGAACGTGGAAGGTAATTTCCGATTTGTATATTTTCAGATACATCAAGGACATATTGAACCAACTATTTTTAAAACAACCATTCAGGAATTTTTCACCGGATCGGTCTCTATCCTTTGGCATAATGAATATGCTGGTTTTTTAATAGAAGAGCAAGCTTCCAAATTAGAAGAAACGCTTAGTTATTATCAAATAGCAGATACATTGATGAGTGAATTGTATATTAAAACAGCATTTTATATTGGTCCATACCTTTGTAATCTAAATACCATTTCTGAGTATGTAGAATTATTAGCTACACAGGCGTTTTCAAGCCTACAACATCATGATTCACCTGTTGTTTATTTTATCGAGGACTATCCTTTCCAACTCATAAAACAACTTGAAGTGCAAGACAAAAAACAATTAAGTAATTGGATATTAAAAGAATTCACCGAAGATGAAGATGCATTAGAAACCATTCAAACCTTTATTGAATGTAATTTAAATTTATCAGAGACATCTAAAAAATTATATATGCATCGTAATAGCATACAATATCGCCTTGATAAATTTCATGAAAGCACAGGAATTGATGTAAAACAATTTGATCAAGCAATTACGGTCTATTTAGCCATTATAGCTAATATGCACAAAACCGATTAG
- a CDS encoding YlbF family regulator — MANTLDVANNLEQALRESDEFKSLKEAYEAVMGEPTAKQMFENFRDTQLSLQEKQMQGIEITEEEVEKARQVVETVQQHEGISKLMEEEQRLNNLINEISQIITKPLEDLYGTAEQN, encoded by the coding sequence ATGGCAAATACACTAGATGTAGCAAATAATTTAGAACAAGCTCTACGTGAGAGTGATGAGTTTAAAAGCTTAAAAGAAGCATATGAAGCAGTTATGGGAGAACCAACAGCAAAACAAATGTTTGAAAACTTCCGTGATACGCAACTAAGCCTACAAGAAAAGCAAATGCAAGGAATCGAAATTACAGAAGAAGAAGTTGAAAAAGCAAGACAAGTTGTAGAAACTGTTCAACAACATGAGGGTATCTCTAAATTAATGGAAGAAGAACAACGTTTAAACAACTTAATTAATGAGATTAGCCAAATCATTACAAAACCATTAGAAGATTTATACGGTACAGCTGAACAAAACTAA
- a CDS encoding YhzD family protein: MRTYALTVFSKTGEKLLDTSFTAENDASAKEIGQAQLEEEGYTEHTHRCVSPDAKLVLFHR, encoded by the coding sequence ATGAGAACCTATGCATTAACGGTTTTTTCAAAGACGGGGGAAAAGTTATTGGATACATCATTCACTGCAGAGAATGATGCGTCCGCAAAAGAAATTGGACAAGCACAGCTTGAAGAAGAAGGATATACGGAGCATACACATCGCTGCGTCAGTCCAGATGCAAAATTAGTATTATTCCATCGGTAG
- a CDS encoding ABC transporter ATP-binding protein, producing the protein MALKLNNVTKRFDTHTAVNNLSLEIPEKEMFGFLGGNGAGKTTTFRMILGLLDITEGDITWKGESISYEKSHLIGYLPEERGLYPKLTVREQIIYLGKLRGMKKNQIEEELIKWLERFRVPEYLNKKVEELSKGNQQKIQFISAVIHRPQLLILDEPFSGLDPVNVEMLKEAVIELRDKGTSIVFSSHRMEHVEELCQHVCILQKGTPIVHGSLQEIKKTYGKKNLHIRGDVSFEFLRTYSGVSSYKALNDGCKLQIESEEVAQQIFESLQGKGFIRKFELEEPSLNDIFIAKVGASYE; encoded by the coding sequence ATGGCTCTAAAATTAAATAATGTTACAAAACGATTTGACACTCATACTGCTGTGAATAATCTTTCTTTGGAAATTCCCGAGAAGGAAATGTTTGGTTTTCTGGGAGGAAATGGAGCAGGCAAAACAACTACATTTCGTATGATTCTTGGTTTATTAGACATTACTGAAGGAGACATTACATGGAAAGGGGAGTCAATTTCATATGAGAAAAGCCATCTAATTGGTTATTTGCCAGAGGAGAGAGGTTTATATCCCAAATTAACAGTAAGAGAGCAAATCATTTATCTAGGAAAATTAAGAGGAATGAAAAAAAATCAAATTGAAGAAGAATTAATAAAGTGGTTAGAGCGGTTTCGTGTACCAGAATATTTAAATAAAAAAGTAGAAGAATTATCTAAAGGAAATCAACAAAAAATTCAGTTTATATCAGCGGTTATTCATCGCCCTCAACTATTAATTTTGGATGAACCTTTCTCAGGTCTTGATCCTGTAAATGTAGAAATGTTAAAAGAAGCGGTAATCGAGCTAAGAGACAAAGGAACGTCTATTGTTTTTTCTTCACATCGAATGGAACATGTAGAAGAATTATGTCAGCATGTTTGCATTTTACAAAAAGGGACTCCCATTGTTCATGGTTCATTACAAGAAATTAAAAAAACATATGGGAAGAAGAATTTGCATATTCGCGGAGATGTTTCGTTTGAATTCTTACGGACATATTCAGGAGTTTCCTCTTACAAAGCGCTAAATGATGGATGCAAGCTTCAAATTGAAAGTGAAGAAGTGGCACAACAGATATTTGAATCACTCCAAGGCAAAGGGTTTATCCGTAAGTTTGAACTGGAAGAACCCTCGTTAAATGATATCTTTATTGCAAAGGTAGGTGCTTCTTATGAATAA
- a CDS encoding ABC transporter permease has translation MNKFWIILSHTYLSKVKSKSFIISTAITLLVIIGLANLPTIIDTFSDDGEERAEQIAVIDESGNYFDLLDENLAAANEQQLEIVPVDESEEDVKQAVQDEEYEGLLVIETDENNLPTGTYYANRISDSGEQLFLQNQLQQLKIAIGTQQSGIDQETLEMIYAPVPFESTQLDETARTSEEMSQARGIVYVMLFVLYMAVIIYGQMIATDVAIEKSSKVMEILVSSASPITHMFAKIFGVALLGLTQVLLFLGVGYFMIRSKMDEIGGEFFEYMGLTNNDVSIYIYAVVFFLLGYFLYATLAAMLGSLVSRIEDVNQLIMPMIMLVMIAFFIAMFGLNAPESTLITVTSFIPFFAPMIMFLRVGMLNVPVWEIVLSFGLLIGTIALLAYIGAKVYSGGVLMYGKSGSLKDFKKAMKLSKKEK, from the coding sequence ATGAATAAATTTTGGATTATCTTATCTCATACATACTTATCAAAAGTAAAATCAAAATCATTTATAATTAGTACTGCCATTACGTTGTTAGTAATTATAGGTTTGGCTAATTTACCAACAATTATAGATACTTTTTCTGATGATGGAGAAGAGCGTGCAGAGCAGATAGCTGTAATTGATGAATCTGGGAATTATTTTGACTTATTAGATGAAAACTTAGCTGCTGCGAATGAACAACAATTAGAAATTGTGCCCGTAGATGAATCAGAGGAAGATGTGAAGCAGGCTGTTCAGGATGAGGAATACGAGGGTCTTCTTGTAATTGAAACGGATGAGAATAATTTACCTACAGGTACTTATTATGCAAATCGAATTTCGGATAGTGGGGAACAATTATTTTTACAAAACCAACTACAGCAATTAAAGATAGCGATTGGTACACAGCAGTCAGGGATAGATCAAGAAACATTAGAAATGATTTACGCTCCAGTACCATTTGAATCTACACAACTAGATGAAACAGCAAGAACTTCGGAAGAAATGAGTCAAGCACGTGGTATTGTATATGTTATGTTATTCGTACTATATATGGCAGTTATCATTTATGGACAGATGATTGCAACCGATGTAGCCATTGAAAAATCTTCAAAGGTCATGGAAATATTAGTATCAAGTGCATCGCCTATTACACATATGTTTGCTAAGATCTTCGGAGTTGCATTGCTCGGTTTAACGCAAGTACTTCTATTCTTAGGAGTAGGGTATTTCATGATTCGTTCGAAGATGGATGAAATTGGCGGAGAATTCTTTGAATATATGGGCTTAACGAACAATGACGTATCTATTTATATTTATGCAGTCGTATTTTTCCTTTTGGGTTATTTCCTATATGCTACATTAGCTGCAATGTTAGGTTCATTAGTTAGCCGTATTGAAGATGTAAATCAACTCATTATGCCGATGATAATGCTAGTAATGATTGCATTCTTTATTGCAATGTTTGGATTAAATGCACCTGAATCTACACTAATTACGGTTACATCATTTATTCCGTTTTTTGCGCCAATGATTATGTTCTTAAGAGTTGGTATGCTTAATGTACCTGTGTGGGAAATTGTATTATCTTTCGGTTTACTGATAGGGACAATTGCTTTATTAGCTTATATTGGTGCAAAGGTATACAGTGGCGGGGTATTGATGTACGGAAAGTCGGGATCTTTGAAAGATTTTAAAAAAGCGATGAAACTTTCTAAAAAAGAAAAGTAA
- a CDS encoding YdhK family protein gives MTKRFGYFVGVFVLLMGLYACTNENNMDENEERNMLPDNEQVPEGDLEEENKSEHEHSDHDESGEIPEGLIEAEDPTYAAGDEITITASHMPGMEGASGTIVGAYDTTAYMVSYQPTDGGEMVEDHKWIIQEEIDNANKNPYQSGDEVTINAAHMEGMDGATATIEDGTETTVYMIDYVTESGEEVKNHKWVTEEELEPNDSE, from the coding sequence ATGACAAAAAGATTTGGATACTTCGTTGGGGTATTTGTGTTACTGATGGGATTATATGCATGCACTAACGAAAACAATATGGATGAAAACGAAGAAAGAAACATGCTTCCGGATAATGAACAAGTGCCTGAAGGAGACCTCGAAGAAGAAAATAAAAGTGAACATGAACATTCGGATCATGATGAGAGCGGTGAAATCCCTGAAGGTTTAATAGAAGCAGAGGATCCAACCTATGCTGCGGGAGATGAAATAACAATCACCGCATCACATATGCCCGGTATGGAAGGAGCTTCCGGAACAATTGTTGGTGCTTACGATACTACTGCTTACATGGTTAGTTATCAACCAACAGATGGCGGTGAAATGGTTGAAGATCACAAATGGATAATCCAAGAAGAAATTGACAATGCAAATAAAAATCCTTATCAATCTGGAGATGAAGTAACTATTAATGCTGCTCATATGGAAGGTATGGATGGTGCAACAGCAACCATTGAAGACGGCACCGAAACAACCGTATATATGATTGACTATGTAACCGAATCGGGTGAAGAAGTTAAAAACCATAAATGGGTTACCGAAGAAGAACTTGAGCCTAATGATAGTGAGTAG
- a CDS encoding metal-sensing transcriptional repressor, which produces MDSLQDHTNHPRSNAEKQAVTNRLKRIEGQVRGIQMMVEEDRYCVDILVQISAIQAALKKVGFEITERHMKHCVSDAVKSGEGNEAIEEVMSVLKQFTK; this is translated from the coding sequence ATGGATTCATTGCAAGATCATACAAATCATCCAAGATCCAATGCAGAAAAACAAGCGGTAACAAACCGTTTGAAACGTATAGAAGGACAAGTAAGAGGAATACAAATGATGGTAGAAGAGGATCGTTATTGTGTAGATATACTCGTTCAGATTAGTGCCATTCAAGCTGCATTAAAAAAAGTAGGCTTTGAAATCACAGAGAGGCATATGAAGCATTGTGTAAGTGATGCGGTGAAATCTGGTGAAGGTAATGAAGCAATTGAAGAAGTAATGAGTGTGTTAAAGCAGTTTACGAAGTAA
- a CDS encoding heavy metal translocating P-type ATPase, whose protein sequence is MANKQSTYHITGMTCAACSNRIEKVLNRMDGVEANVNLTTEKASIRYDDSKFTNDDLTKKIEKIGYGIQIEKVDLDISGMTCAACSNRIEKVLNKMDGVKDATVNLTTETGSIYYYPDLILESDLLNKIKKIGYEATPRSENKENIKQKQIARTKRKLIISAVLSFPLLLTMLVHLFNFEIPAFLMNPWFQLVVATPIQFWVGWQFYVGAFKNLRNKTANMDVLVAVGTSAAYFYSLYEGLLTINNSAYHPHLYYETSAIIITLVLFGKYLEARAKGQTTTAITKLLNLQAKEARVLRKGTELLIPLEEVVVGDRLIVKPGEKIPVDGIVKQGRTSVDESMITGESIPVEKNLDSEVIGSTINKNGSIEMEASRVGTETALSSIVKAVEDAQGSKAPIQRLADVISGYFVPVIVMIAILTFFVWFLFVQPNQVEPALVASIAVLVIACPCALGLATPTSIMVGTGRAAESGILFKGGEHIEQAYKIQSVVFDKTGTITNGKPVVTDFNGDDETLLLLASAEKGSEHPLAEAITQHAEEKQLDLLSTTDFEAIPGRGITAKIDNKHIIVGNRQLMKEYKVDSRKEEEHLLELENEGKTAMLIAIDGKIRGTVAVADTIKENAKEAINQLKDMNIQVVMLTGDNERTAKAIGRLAGIDHIIAEVLPEEKAENIKALQKDGTAVAMVGDGINDAPALAVADIGIAIGTGTEIAIEAADITILGGDLLLVSKAIKISQATIKNIKQNLFWAFGYNTAGVPIAAIGLLAPWIAGAAMALSSVSVVTNSLRLKKLKV, encoded by the coding sequence ATGGCTAATAAACAGTCAACATATCATATTACCGGTATGACATGTGCCGCTTGCTCCAACCGTATAGAAAAAGTATTAAATCGTATGGATGGGGTAGAAGCTAATGTGAATCTAACTACCGAGAAAGCATCAATTCGATACGATGATTCCAAATTTACGAATGATGATTTAACCAAAAAAATAGAAAAAATTGGGTATGGCATTCAAATAGAGAAGGTTGATTTAGACATTAGCGGTATGACATGTGCCGCTTGTTCCAATCGAATAGAAAAAGTATTAAACAAAATGGATGGTGTAAAAGACGCAACGGTAAATCTTACTACGGAAACGGGATCTATTTATTATTATCCAGATTTGATATTGGAATCTGATCTATTGAACAAAATAAAGAAAATAGGATACGAGGCAACTCCTAGAAGTGAGAATAAGGAAAATATAAAACAAAAACAGATAGCAAGAACGAAGCGAAAATTAATAATTTCAGCAGTATTATCTTTTCCATTACTACTAACTATGCTGGTACATCTTTTTAATTTTGAAATTCCTGCTTTTTTAATGAATCCATGGTTCCAATTGGTAGTAGCAACACCGATTCAATTTTGGGTCGGGTGGCAGTTCTACGTTGGAGCATTTAAGAATTTGCGTAATAAAACTGCAAATATGGACGTATTAGTTGCAGTTGGCACTAGTGCAGCTTACTTTTATAGTCTGTACGAAGGATTATTAACGATTAATAATTCTGCTTATCACCCACATCTTTATTACGAGACAAGTGCAATTATTATTACACTCGTATTGTTTGGTAAGTACCTCGAAGCACGTGCAAAAGGACAAACTACAACTGCTATTACAAAGCTATTAAATCTACAAGCCAAAGAGGCCAGAGTATTACGTAAAGGAACGGAACTTCTAATTCCTCTAGAAGAAGTGGTTGTTGGAGATCGATTAATTGTAAAACCAGGAGAAAAAATACCAGTAGACGGTATCGTAAAACAAGGAAGAACCTCCGTTGATGAGTCGATGATTACTGGGGAGTCTATACCTGTAGAAAAAAATTTGGACTCAGAAGTGATAGGTTCAACAATAAATAAAAATGGTTCAATTGAAATGGAAGCATCTAGAGTAGGTACGGAGACTGCATTATCATCTATTGTGAAAGCTGTGGAGGATGCTCAAGGATCGAAAGCGCCAATACAACGATTAGCGGATGTTATTTCAGGATACTTTGTTCCAGTCATTGTCATGATAGCAATCTTAACCTTCTTTGTCTGGTTTCTATTTGTGCAACCAAATCAAGTGGAACCTGCTTTAGTAGCGTCCATTGCAGTATTAGTAATTGCTTGTCCCTGTGCATTAGGTTTGGCAACACCAACTTCAATTATGGTGGGTACTGGACGTGCAGCAGAGAGTGGAATTCTTTTCAAAGGTGGAGAGCACATAGAGCAAGCGTACAAAATTCAATCCGTAGTATTTGATAAAACTGGGACTATAACCAATGGCAAACCAGTCGTAACTGATTTTAATGGAGACGATGAGACGCTATTATTATTAGCAAGTGCAGAAAAAGGGTCAGAACATCCTCTTGCCGAAGCAATTACACAACATGCGGAGGAAAAACAACTGGATTTATTATCAACAACTGATTTTGAAGCTATTCCAGGTCGTGGTATAACTGCAAAGATAGATAATAAGCATATTATTGTCGGAAATCGTCAATTAATGAAAGAATATAAGGTAGATAGCAGAAAAGAAGAAGAACATTTATTAGAACTAGAAAATGAAGGAAAAACTGCTATGTTAATTGCAATCGACGGGAAAATCCGAGGTACTGTCGCTGTTGCTGATACGATTAAAGAAAATGCCAAGGAAGCTATAAACCAATTAAAAGATATGAATATACAAGTAGTTATGTTAACAGGTGATAATGAACGAACTGCGAAAGCTATTGGACGATTAGCTGGAATAGATCATATTATTGCTGAAGTATTACCTGAAGAGAAAGCCGAAAATATAAAAGCGTTGCAAAAAGATGGAACTGCAGTCGCAATGGTTGGAGATGGAATTAATGATGCCCCTGCTCTTGCTGTGGCAGATATCGGAATTGCGATTGGAACTGGTACTGAAATCGCAATTGAGGCAGCTGATATTACGATTTTAGGAGGAGATCTTCTCCTTGTATCAAAAGCTATTAAGATTAGTCAAGCAACGATTAAAAATATAAAGCAAAATCTATTCTGGGCTTTTGGTTACAATACTGCTGGAGTACCAATTGCAGCAATTGGATTATTAGCTCCTTGGATTGCTGGGGCTGCGATGGCTTTAAGTTCCGTAAGTGTCGTTACAAATTCATTAAGACTAAAAAAACTAAAGGTTTAA
- the copZ gene encoding copper chaperone CopZ, giving the protein MKGSIIVNKTLLVQGMSCGHCKQSVEGALNSVEGVSEVSVNLSTGEVNVSFDDNKVTTELLEDTVEEQGYDIVAS; this is encoded by the coding sequence ATGAAAGGGAGTATTATTGTGAATAAAACATTACTAGTACAAGGCATGTCATGTGGACATTGTAAACAATCCGTGGAAGGCGCCCTAAATAGCGTAGAGGGTGTGTCAGAAGTGAGCGTAAATCTTTCTACAGGAGAAGTTAATGTTTCTTTTGATGATAATAAAGTTACAACCGAACTGTTAGAAGATACAGTTGAAGAGCAAGGATATGATATCGTAGCTTCATAA
- a CDS encoding metallophosphoesterase family protein, with the protein MPESISFIHAADLHLDSPFKGLQNIPEEIFQEIQESTFTTLDNLIEQAIIHKVDFLLLVGDLYDNDNQSLKAQVRLRNAFQKLKEYHIQVFLSYGNHDYLNERSLSVQFPSNVHMFTSEKVSYFPFNKNKETLAHIYGFSYESRAVHDSKVLDYQRKNEQIPYHIGLLHGSITTNTEHDMYAPFHIEELKNTHMDYWALGHIHKREVLSDAPPIIYPGNIQGRHRKEIGEKGCFFVEMNEFEVQKQFIPLESIRFEQVELDLSGVEFLHNIESLVLQSLPQLKNPGLIELIIKLSEQQYESWERSRIEEWIDIINEITITQSPWIYIYRTSIQIPKRLEFEENSPFFAMINKQIEEVPIQPIVDELYQNKQARKYINTLSESEIEEIKQEADQFLQDVFRRG; encoded by the coding sequence ATGCCAGAGTCGATATCATTTATTCATGCGGCAGACCTACATTTAGATAGTCCCTTTAAAGGACTGCAGAATATACCTGAAGAAATTTTTCAAGAAATTCAAGAAAGTACATTTACGACATTAGATAATTTAATCGAACAGGCGATTATTCATAAAGTTGACTTTTTATTATTAGTAGGGGATTTATATGATAACGATAATCAAAGCTTAAAAGCACAAGTGCGACTTAGAAATGCTTTTCAAAAGCTTAAAGAATATCATATTCAAGTATTCCTTTCCTATGGAAATCATGATTATTTGAATGAACGTTCCTTATCTGTACAATTTCCTAGTAATGTTCATATGTTTACAAGTGAGAAGGTGTCTTACTTTCCATTTAATAAAAACAAAGAAACTTTAGCCCATATTTATGGATTTAGTTATGAAAGTAGAGCGGTTCATGACTCCAAGGTATTAGATTATCAAAGGAAAAATGAACAAATACCCTATCATATTGGATTATTGCATGGAAGTATAACTACGAATACCGAACATGATATGTATGCACCGTTTCATATAGAAGAATTAAAAAATACCCACATGGATTATTGGGCACTTGGCCATATTCATAAAAGAGAAGTACTATCTGACGCTCCACCAATTATCTACCCAGGAAATATACAAGGTCGTCATCGGAAGGAAATAGGTGAAAAAGGATGCTTTTTCGTTGAAATGAACGAGTTTGAAGTTCAAAAACAATTTATACCATTAGAATCAATACGGTTCGAACAAGTAGAATTAGATTTGTCTGGAGTTGAATTTCTACATAATATCGAATCACTTGTTTTACAATCCCTTCCTCAATTAAAGAATCCAGGATTAATTGAATTAATTATAAAGTTGAGTGAACAACAATACGAAAGCTGGGAACGATCACGCATTGAAGAGTGGATAGATATAATAAATGAAATAACTATCACTCAATCTCCATGGATTTATATATATCGTACCTCGATTCAAATTCCGAAACGTCTTGAATTTGAAGAAAATAGTCCCTTCTTTGCGATGATAAACAAACAAATAGAAGAAGTACCTATTCAACCAATTGTAGATGAATTATATCAAAACAAACAAGCTAGAAAATATATTAATACGTTATCAGAATCAGAGATAGAAGAAATAAAGCAAGAAGCAGATCAATTCTTACAAGACGTATTTCGGAGAGGATGA